From the genome of Haloarcula taiwanensis:
CGCCAGTCGGCTCCTCATCAGCGTCATCCGCGTCACCGCTTTCGTTCGCAGTCGCATCGCTCTCCTCACTGGGAGTCAAGTCGCTGATCTGTTCGCCCAGATTCCCTGTGAGTTCACCGGCCTGCTTCTGGTCGATGAGCGTGTGGATCTCGCTGACGAAGTCAGGGACCTGTTCGGGAAGAGCCGATGGCGGGCCGCGCTGGTCGGCTGCCTGGCCGGCGTCAGCGGGCGGGCCGCGTCGGTCAGCCGCCTCGGCAGCGCCGCCCGATTCGTTCTCGTTTGCGGTCGTTGTTTCGTTCGCTGCCTGCTCCGTCGCGGTGTTCGCCTCTGCGTTGTCCGCGTGGGCATCGGCCTGTGCACCTGCTGCGCCGGGCAGTGCCGCCGCCGAGCCCGTGATAACGAGCACGGCGAGTAGGCCGCCGGCAATCGTAGTGAGTTTCATTGTGGTCGTTGCCTCCGCTTGGCTCTCTGGCCCAGTAGCATATGAAGGAGGGAAGCGGAAAACGCGGATTAAGCCGAATTTATCCGAATTGGATTCTCTAACGTCCGTTTTAATTCGGTTTAATTCCGATTCGACGCCCGTTCACAGCTCAGTCACACTGTAGCCGGACTGCCGGATGAGATGGCTGGCATGCGCGCCGTGCTGCCGGTCCAGACGGCGAGCGAATCGTACACGGAACAGCTCCTGAAACCACCGGCGGGGTAGCTTTTCATACCCGCGAGCCCAACACTGGTCCATGGAACACGATGCCACGGTCGAAGGGGTCGGCGTCGGCGTCAGCGAGGAGGGGGGCGGCACGCCGGTCGTGCTGCTCCGGGCGCGTGAGGAGATCGTCCCAATCTTCGTCAGCAAGGACCAGGCCCAGTCGATGCAGCTGGCGATGGCCGGCGAGCCCTTCGAGCGCCCGCTCACCCACGATCTGCTGGTCGAGATGGTGACGGAATTCGGGGCTGCCATCGACCGCGTCCGTATCGACGACTTGGCCGACGGGACGTTCTACGGGAAAATCGACGCGGAGCAATACACCGACGACCGGCGGAAGGACATGGTGTTCGACGCCCGCCCATCGGACGCTATCGCAATTTCCCTGCGAGTAGATTGCCCAGTCGTAGTAACCGATGACGTTATCGACGAGGCCGGGCGACCGCCGGAGCAGTTCGATCAGGGCGGAAGCGACAGTGAGGATCTCGGCCTGTGAGGACGCGAAACCTTTCTGCGCCTGTCCGTCCTAAAAATGCGTGATGGGGTACGAATCGGTCATCTTCGACAACGACGGCGTGTTGCTGACGCTGACGGACATGGATGCACACTACGTCGGCGCGCGGCAGGCCTTCGAGGAACTGGGGGTGGTCTCGCCGTCGACAGCCCACGTCGAAGCGATGAGCATCGGCGTGACAGTTTCTGAACTCACTGACATCTGTACGGAGTACGATATCGACCCCGAGCGGTTCTTCCGGGCTCGTGACGAGGCCCTGACCGCGGTGCAGCAGGCGCTTATCCGGGCCGGCGAGAAACAGCCCTACGCCGACGTAGCCGAGCTTGACCGACTTGACTGCCCGCTGGGTGTGGTTTCCTCGAACCAGCGCGAGACCGTCGCCTTCGCCTTCGAGCATTTCGATATCGGCCACTATTTCGACACCGTCTGGGCGCGCGAGCCGACAGTCGAGAGCCTTCGGCGGAAGAAACCCCGGCCGTACTACATCGAGCGGGCGATGGCGGACCTCGATGTCAGTGACGCCCTGTTCGTCGGCGACAACGCATCCGACATCGAGGCGGCACACCGGGCCGGCATCGACTCGGCGTTCATCCGTCGACCCCACAGGGTCGACACGCAATTCGACGTGACCCCAGACTACGATGTGTCCGGCCTCGAAGACGTAGTTCGAATCGCCGGTCGACGTAGCGGGAGCGACTGAGCCGTATCCGGACCCAACAGATACACAGTCGCCGCATTCTGGTACGTACACTGAAAGCAACCTTTCCCATGGCAAGTGCCGTGAAACGGTATGGAGAAGCCGGTCGGTGGAACGGATGAAGACGAACAAGCGGCACCTGACACACCGGCACAGCAGTCCCCCCCTGTGCTGTTGGAGACGCT
Proteins encoded in this window:
- a CDS encoding hydrolase, whose protein sequence is MGYESVIFDNDGVLLTLTDMDAHYVGARQAFEELGVVSPSTAHVEAMSIGVTVSELTDICTEYDIDPERFFRARDEALTAVQQALIRAGEKQPYADVAELDRLDCPLGVVSSNQRETVAFAFEHFDIGHYFDTVWAREPTVESLRRKKPRPYYIERAMADLDVSDALFVGDNASDIEAAHRAGIDSAFIRRPHRVDTQFDVTPDYDVSGLEDVVRIAGRRSGSD